TGGCGCTTTTTAATGAAGGTTCGCGTGTTTTCGTCTGTGACTGCTAAGGAAATAAGTTTGAGGCGGTGGCCCACTATTAGTTCACTGAAGAAGGCGGCAGTAGCCTTCGATATAGGGCGCATGCATACAGCTGTAACAGCAAATTGTCATGGATACACACCCAGCTAAGCaacacgacaaaaaaaaaaagaaaatcggcGATAACATTGCAAAGAAAAAGCGTGCGTGCGTCCGCGAAAACTTAACACGTGTTGCACGTAAACACAGCCACGTgggactctaatgcgctaagtttgtaggacaacGTGcgtaaactgtcaccttcacaactatacATGTGTTTCAACTCCCTatgcagttttaaaaaacataccactatgtgcaacttacatttaaagccagcaaaaacagcgggcacgctggtaccgtcaacgcgtcCCCATcctggctgtcagatggtcaggcgtataactagactgcatcgttGCGCagtaggcggtagccgactgaatagcggacttggcgagatttggaacgaaaCTTAatatggcggcacttccggttagaccactaggcagtcgactaaccggggtatcgGAACGCAGCCGAAAAGTGGCAGGTATCGCACCCGACGCTCGTTATCGCCTTCTGCCGCTACTCCTCTATCGACACCGTCGCTAGCGCTCGACagcggctcggaatagggccgCTTTCCGACACTTTCCTACAAGCCACCGTTTCTCTTTATTTGGGCGTAGGGGGCGCTGTGTGAGAGAGAGCTTACCCTGCACACCGTTGAAGCTGCATGCTGACGAAATCGTTAAAGCGGCTTATCACTTCTTTGGTCCGTGTGTGACCCACATGGAATGAATAACCGTTAGCCTCGACGATCTTTCAGTGTCTCCTAGAGCAGCGGCATCCTGCTCAGTGTCTACTAACTTTTCTGTTAGGAcccgacattcgttttttttctcagctgacacacactcgcccgcgctcagagtgcgtggctccccacctgaaggcttacgttgtggcaatgcgcagcctgcgagcttctttccctgatggtgacataacatcatggcctgtgcggcgcctttacatggcacttcttgcgcttaatcggccacccccgaactcgacgcgtattcagcgccacatagcgtggcgtacgaccactgctggctggctggacgcccgtcgggccagtcttcagtggcgccctgcgcatgacgtcttgccgctgcgtgagcgtttttcccgttttggtataacgtcacccggctgtcccttctgcgagtacagggagtcagcagaacatgctttcagtttatgtttgttgccaggtgccctgtggcatcgtgtagcaggcctctatagcctgacggacgttcagtggagcacagttcggtgtctgtaccccctccctgtctcgcagcgggataggcggcatattgtgctcttggtggtcgaaatcaactaccaagtgtggatttcacgctgtcgatgagtgcacgcgcagcagagccgcagtgtgcaggaggtgattcggctagttaacgccggtattcgcaaagttcttggcagggagcgtgcggtgattggagcagttgagtttcaccgtcgctggatgacctctgacatcctcttcagggtggacaatggcaagttccatgttaacctatgtgttgttctcccacttgcagatttccagtgtcatggactgttgcatggcgaaacggacacgtatagcaatctctggacagccttagtcgctgggcgagagttggtattcagaatgttgttcgagtctgtttgagatgctacaggaagcctgcccctgtggccggccttccatttgatgccaatacactcggTATTTTTGATAAGtatctctcctgcttgatgacaatacactcgGTATTTTTGATAGGtatctctcctgcttgatgacaatacacggtATTTTTGATGAGCCCATGGAGCCGTGCCACCCTGCCCATGATCTGTTACAGTTCCTCCTGGGTCCTGATGTCAGGTTTTTTTCAGCTGTTTCGCTGAGTAGGCCTCGATCTGAGTTCGTCGCACCGCACCTCAGGGAGTATGTCTCCTTCATGCGGCGCCTGCGTGAGTCCTACCCTGGTGAACGCATTTCTACGTGGACTGTGAAGCGACTGTACAAATCCCTCTTGGAGCTTCTTCCCATGCCTTCGGTGGCTGTGGGCCTTGGTGTGCCCCGGCAGGTTGCTTGGCGTCCTGTCACCGCGGGCTGGTTCGACGCACGTCGGGCTAGCCTGCAATGGCGCTTGGCACACGGCGTTTTACCGCTTCGGGACCGTCTGGCTCGGTACGGAGTcgccactcctttctgtccattctgtgcttgtcGCGAAACTGcagaacacgcgtttcatcagtgccttgtgcccgatacgctatggcacaaagttgaagtcctGTTCGGATTGTCCGGTGGGCTGtcattcaaacgctctttcagcctcccgtcccgcatcgcgataggaaacagttcctccttctggcagttgagattaactacCAGGGAGTACCAGCTGTGCCAGAAAAGTGTTTGGCGCTTCAATCGCGTATTCTCGGGTGCGTCAGAGTACCCGGCCTGCGCGTCAGTGCAGTATTTCCAAGGATTCGCTGCCAGTTGGTTCCTAGAGAGCTCCGAGCTCCGCCCCAGGGTTGAAGTACTCCCTGCTTATTTTAGTCCTAGTGTTGCTGTTGTGCGGCGCTCGCGTGTCCAATGGCCAGgtgaagacatttccttgtggagcgtccgtgatttctacgccgcctacAGGGAAATGCAACCGGCTGCCGCGAGGCCAGCAGTACCAAAGAAATTCGCCGGGCGGCGTATCCCTGCTGGCTGGCGTGATGCACGGGGCAATAGTCCCCAGTTGAAGTTGGCCCATTGTGTCCTTccactgcgtgaacgtttgcaccgttttcggatatgtcgcacgGACGGTTGTCCGTGTTGTGGCGTGTCTGAGACTGCAGAACATTGTcttttgcgatgccatattccaGTTTTACTGTGTTGTAAGGTGGCACAAATATTTGGAGTCCAGGCAGCTGACTGGGCCACTGTAAGGTATCTGGGGCCGTTGccggtcgcacgcgcagagcAGAAGCAATTAGCATTGCTGGTTTCGGAAATCAACGTCCAAATTTGGATTCGACGGTGCCGGCTGGCCTTTGGTGGCCCAGATGTTTGGAccatggctatttttcaggcaataagagccgggctgcgtgcacatatcatccgtgagcagtcattaattgggtctgtggagtgctgtcgccgctggcttacagcgactcgtctctttgatcatgatcaaggtgaatggcatatcaagttctagtaagcaatttcaggattgttcgcagggtatggaaCGTACAAAAATCAAACTCCCTTTGGAGCTCAATCTCCTAggcaaccataatctcgaatgatatcgttacctgccctgatttgttcagaacaggaggagtacgcctttttgtgacaattatgaacagcataagtgtcagaaaaaaggcgtacgcctccagttttcaacaaatctgggcggataatgatatcattcgagattatggttggctagtagcgtgctatgcggtgaagttcatttctaagcctGTAGGCTCTACTAGGATGTTACATTACGCATCAACTTCACCGACTCGCTTGCTTCTTAACATCTTTGCATTGTCAGGATCTACCTGCTGAGTCAACAGGCCGGACCGCTCCGCGAAAAAACATGAAGGACCACGCCGGGCCACCATAACCCGGGCCTGGTCGGGCTCGGAGAAGTCGACCCGAGCTGGGCTCCAATTCAAATACCGTATCGTTCCCCTTTGGAGCGAACAGTTATCCCCATCATTGGCACGAGAAAGAAGAAGCCATCAAGTAATTCTGGTAGCTTTGGTACGCTCGGgtgaagacgaagaagaaaggAAGACAGAACCAAGCTTGCCTCTCTGTGCGTCCGCGGAAGCATTGATGAATTATCCGTAGTGCCCAATTTGTCCTCCATGTCCAGGTGGGGTACGCAAGGTGCGGGAGGTACCCTCACCTTTACGGAAGAAACTCCCCAGGAGCTTCGCGACGGAAGCGGCACTTCGTCCGCATGGGTTCCGTGGTTATCGTCGTACTGCTCGTTTTAAGGTGCGTTCCCACTACCGGGCGGGAGTGCGGAACGGCGCCCACAACGGCAGAAACGGCACTTGAGTGCCACCGGACAGCCGCTTTCCGGCGTCGTGCAAGCAGTCGGTCCCTGCGCGACTGACACTGTCCGCCGGGAGGTCACTGACCAATCACAGTAAAGGCGAGGAGGACGCCGTTTCCCCTTCCGCTCGAAACCGTGTTTCCGTGTTGTCTGATGTCGCGGCGCACGTGGTTTTTCCACGCTTGCTGTAGCTATGGACCGCGAAATGGAGCTTCTTTTGGAACGCATAAAAGACTTCAGGTACCTCTACGACAAAAGTGAGCCGAACTTCAAGGATACACAGATGAAAGAAGCCAGGTGGGAAATGATCGGCAAGGAATTCGGAATGTCGGGTAGGTCGTGGTTTCCGTGTTTTTGTTCACATTCGGTGATGTCAGGGGAACGCGTGGAGCAGCTGAAGACTCAAGCCATTAAACTTGATACTCCGATGTGATATACGTTCTTTTCAGGAGCAACATGTGAAAAGAAGTGGCGCAACGCGCGAGATCACTGTGTGAAGATACGGAACAAGCTAGCATCTGCATCCCGTAGTGGCATGGCGGCGGCTGCGCTGCCGGCAGTGAAATGGCCTTATTTTGAGGTTGTTTCAAGTATGTTGGGGCCATTACCATCGGGGTCGTAAGTACATGGAAACAGTCAATTTTTCAGCCAAATCTGTTCTGCTGAAATTATAGTTTGCCGCAGGTATATTACGAATGTTCGCCCCGAAATGGTGCCACCCAGGTATGTACTATTATTAGCAATGTTAGGCACATTTACGTATAAAACAGCACGGCCTTGGCCAGCTTAATGTGAGTCAGCAAGACACATTGTCTGCATTATTGTTCCTGCACTGTTAATACCTTGGTATCATTATGTTCACTTGCAGAAATACTGGGGTTTCCTGTAGCCAGCCTTCCCGGCCACCTTCTCCTCCAAGTGCAACTGCACAGGAAACAGCTAGGGACCTGCTAGAGTCGATGTAAGCTGTGTTGCTTTTTTATCAGCACTTGCTATGGTTTCCCTTTGCCATGCCGTGTTCAAGCGATAAGACGACAAACTTTTAGTTTACTACATGTATATATGTGTTCACGAAATGAAATCTGTGATGTCTTCCATGTGTGTTTCACAGGTACAATGGGAGTTCAAGCATCAGCACCTCTGCTGATGATTATGAACCGTAAGTTGACACACAACAAAGACATTGATGGTTTTCTTGAAAGCTTTTTATATTTTAGCATAATATTCAGTTCTAGTCATGCACACGAGGAGCACTGCAATCAGGGGATGCACGCCAGTGGTCAGTCCGTATCAGCAAGCGGACAAAAGCGAAGAAGAACTGCTGCAGCTGCACATGCACAAAGGTAACACACTGAGAATGATGTGATGCAGAGAAAGTGGTGTCGTGTACTCCACGAGATGTGAAACACTTGTCAGGAAAGAGAAGGCTACTGGTGACATGGATATGGATGACACAATTCAGAAGACGCTGGATGTCTGTGCAACGAAGTTGGATAGTCTGCACCAGAAAGGGGACGACATTTGCATAAGCCACGGGATAGCCATTGGTTGGAGGCTCAAGGAGCTGCCTCGGCACCTGCGAACTGACGTGCTGCACAAAATAGACACAGCATTCTATGAAGCGGAAATGTCGTTGTACTCAACAAATGTACGTGAATAAAGACATTATTACTGGTGATATTACTCAGTATCCCCTATGCCCTCAAGATGTACTTGTCTTGCCACGGTACTCTGCCATCTGTAGTGAAGTAGTTTGCGAGCTGTTCTCGCATTGCTGCTGCCGTCCTATTAAGATAATGTAGAGATAGTACAATTTCTCAGCTGTGTTTCGTGCCTACCTTGTTGGGTTACATCCGACACCCATTCTGTCTTCCATTCCTGGGAGTGACCCCGCTTCTGCTCGCCAAGCTCCTTCGATGACATTTCCTTCAAGGTCCTCCATGTCCGTGTACCCTGGCGGGTTGTATGCAGCAGCAGATATTGGCGACTCTTTCAGCAAAAAGTTATGCAACGCAACACATGCTTGTACGATTCTGTTTGCATTTTTCACTGAGGCCTGGAATGGACGCCTGAGAATACGCCAGCGTGCTGCTAAGATACCAAAAGAATTTTCGATTAAACGACGTGCACGACTTAGGCGGTAATTGAAGGCCTTATGGCGGTACTGCAGCATTCCTGCATGCAAAAATGAGGGGAATCAATGCATGTTCAAATGTTTAAAACTGTTGCTGCagtaaaaaataagggtaggaATTTTCAACTCTGCACCTCTTTTTGGATATGGACGCATCATGTATGGCTTCAAGGGAAATGCCTCGTCTCCCACGATGAAGTATGACATGGTGCCAGCAGAACCAACTGGCCGTGCAGATGGAATGCCATGTGTGCTGTTCTCCAAAATTTCCTTCAGTTGCGACCTTGCAAATATACCGCCATCACTTTCACTTCCCATGTGGCCTATGTCAACATATGTGAATCTGAAAGGAAAAATGTATGCAGCTTTTCAAATCTGACAATGTTGTTCtagatacaaaaacagaaaCTCAGGATGGGGACTCACCTATAGCCACCATCACAAACAGCAAGTAACACAATGCTGAAACTTTTCTTGTAGTTGAAATAAGTGGAGCCTGATTTAGGGGGGCACTGGATCGTCACGTGTTTCCCATCAATGCTGCCGAGGCAGTTTGGGAAATTCCATTTCGCCTCCATATCTCTAGCAATCTGAAACAACCACCACAACACACGGGAAATATATACCATCCAGCCACAACTAAGCTTTATGACTGTGCAGATTACCTCTTTCCACTCCTCGGACGTAGACGGCAACCGCAGATACTGTTGTGCTAAGCACTcccatatggcctcgcatgtgtcggagatgattttGCTGGCGGTGGATCTGCCCACCAAAAAGTTGAAGGACGTGCCTCGCACGGAACTGCCTTCCGCTAGGAACCTGAGGATTAATGTGCCATATGAGGAATTACGCATAATTATCATTTGTAACCTTGTACAAACCTAAGTGTCAGCGCCAAGCGGTCACTCGCGGGGATAGCTTTTCGAAACGATGTGTCGGCCCTCGTGATTGTCGTTTGCACCAGCCCAAGAAGAGTATCGAATGTCCGTGGCGGCATTCGAATGAAACTGAAGTAAAAATGCTATATGCAGTTGGCGTTTGATAGCTACAACGTTAGTTTGTTACTTACTCCCTGAACCAAGACACGTCTCTTGAGCGAAGTCTCGGCAACAACGCTGACGCCTGTCCTTCCACATCGCGATAGCGTAAGACGGGTCGTACCCAGTAGCGTCGCGAACTCTGATTCGTTTGCGATCGCCTTTTCCTCAAGATGAGAGACACCGTTAACAAAAGCACCTCAATTGTAGCGAGCACATCGTTGTCGTCCATGTTTACGAAACAAACAGGAGAGACGCCGTCGCGCAGTTGGAGTATCGCGGGTCTCGTTCTCTTCGATACGTCACGAGAAACGGCGCCCGCAAGTGTGGACACTCTCCTGCAATTCTCGGAGATTCCGTCGGCCGTTCTCCGTTGTACGGACGCAAGCCCGGTAGTGGGAACTAGCCTTTAAACGTCCTGCTCCTTTATATCTACTTGACGTCAAACCGAAAGTGATGGTCAAGAGTCAAACGGAATATTTTGAACACGTCCGCGGCCTTCACGGCGAGCAGCCTGCTGAGCCACCCTTCATAAATACGCGTCTCTTAGGCTCTTTAAATGTCACCAAATATGACGTCTCTTTGTGGCagggcggatccagaccatGAGTTTGGGGACGGGACGGGATGGTCGGAGAGGGGAGAGAAGGAAATCTCATgcacagggtgggtgcagataaagcaGCCCCACATTTATGCACGTATGGTGTTCCCCGCTTACCGCATGAACTTACGGTGAACCGGTGGTGCCAGATTGCGCATTTATGCCACGAAAAAGAACCAAAAATAGCAGTAACCAAACTGGAACTTATCCATGGAAACGTTGCTCCGTGTTCATCCCGCTTGTATGCAGATGTCAATGTGAcggtcacggcacagttgcgtctaCAGGGTTTGTCTAGCAagcgttacacatttcgattgCATCGTAAAAATAAATGCCGTGGTTTATTCAACCtgaaactttgcagactggtaggcATTTGTTTGAAGTTTTGTTAAAATTTTTTGTGAAcgttatggtcctgtagaagaaaaattaaagaTCTAGAAAAATTTCACTCTatgtattttctatggcctatgtCACTCACAAGTCGCCATTTTCTCTcgtgtgcgcttcattttcattgcaccacacacaggtggcaccagtATAGAGAACAAGACTGGACCAAGAGGATTGATGCATAACATCAGAATCGGCATGcgacatcgttgtaggcagcgccacctgtgtgaAGTCATATAAATGTGAAGCAGATACAcgaaaaatggcggtgtttgtgtggtCATTGACAACGCAtagggcgagattttgcttgatttttaattttctttctacatgaccatagcacttacaaaaaaaaaacgaatgaatgaaacttcagacaaGTGGCTATCAGTCAACAAAGTTTTGTATGGGCCaaacccagtcttctatttttatagTACGATCGAAATGTGCAACGTTTGCTAGAATGACCCTGTAGATACCGCGCAACTCGTATTTGATCCCGCTTCGTTTCTGCACAGGCGGCATCCCAGCGGTAGGGCGCAGCAATAACTGTGCTATACTGCCACGTCCCATTGGAAATACGCGGAGCTAAGTGAGCGTTGCTCAACATTTTAATGCGCAGGGTTTGGTTACCACGATTTCCTTCTCGATTTTCATCCCGTAAACGCTCTGCCGTGCACCGCCTGAGTTTCGTATACGGTATGCAGGGAACGCGctaaaatgtggggctactttatctgcacacaccctgtataaactGAGATTTTCTTTTTGGTGTGAGTGTGCGTGTGTGGGAGGATTGTTTCCGTGGTTCCGCCACTTCTTTCTGGACGCTTAGACGTCACTGATAGTGCCCCGAGTACGGGGAAGTCCAGTATTCagcttcgtattgccaactgtaggatgggacaaacgaaagcttgcTCGTATTCAGCTTTGTACTTGGAAGTCAGTTGGCGATGAGTAAATCCTGCTATACTTCAAGATGTCATAATGTAAACTATGTGCACATTATAGAGGTCCCTCATTAGGTGCAGATTGTGATCGCTTAGTCTATATCAGGGGTCGGGAACCAGCGCACGACGAAAATCCAAGTGTTTAGCTGGGCGAATTCCTAAGCAAAAGTGCGCTCTCTGCGTTGCCTTTCCCGCGCTTACAATTGACGAAAGGTGTTCGTCATATTCTCTAAACCATAACTTTGTGAGCGCAACAAGCAAGCTCACAGTATTAGTTGCACTTGTGGAATGGTCAGCGATTCAACAGCGATTAACAATTTCGGCAGGCTAATTTAGATTTATTTTAGAATGGGTTCGAATCTCATCTGCGGCCACTGGAAAAAACtcgacgagggggggggggcgaaataTGGCCCCTGAAACTGTAGAGGTTCCCGACCCCTGGTCTATATTATAGGAAACTGGGTTTCTGTCGTGTTACTCCTGCGGTGGGAAAGGTGTATCGGTAAGCAACCGACcgaatacgctgtgcaagtgcttctctgcgcatgagaggaggcagtgagagggaagaagGAGGACGCCGCCGTAGTCAATGGGgtttcccgagtggagtaaccgggagaagagatatgcgcagaacgctcggttacttgcagagcgtattcaGTTACATGAGAACCTGGGAGTAGATGTGCTGCTTGATCGCCTGTCCTCCTGTCGTGCCAAACTTGTGCCCCCAACTCCCAATGTACGCGGCTTATCACGTGTTTAATAACATCATGACGACTGCGTCGAAAGCTCTCCCGTACATTGCAGTTGTGTGCCCTTCCTGAAATCAGGCGTCGTAATTTGCGCCGTGTTTTTCGtgaccgaatttcacgttttcaagttcagattgaattaactgagacctcagcattcaacacaacgaaatctggagtaaaaatttacgcttcagaaattcttctaaaaaaagaaaggaatgcatatattatcctgttccatataataaggaggccgaactgtactttttggccacactcaaacaagaacctgttatattgtcaggtgaccatagttattatttttctccaatatgtccttttattttttgtcgaaccgttcctcttggcgttcaggaaaaaaaagaaaagaaagagaatatgtagggaatatcgcgactcccgctgcgaggccttgccgctcgaccttcccatatcttttttggttggtttccgtgtgtcgacccgaagcctttatcgcccttcaccacCTTTCTACGGTTTTGCAACCTggtacaccagaagaaaaggggtgccctgtcactggggttgtcgactgacatcatttttctgagcgggtgtaaGGTAAAAgtaaaagaagggagaacatggaggaaaggagcctttcaaatatgttactgaagttttcgggtaataataagaagtctgttctacgacggaaattttgtaaagtcttttgcaccaacgccttgtaaatgaattcagatatttgataatgcttacgtACCgtaaatatacatatcaagatgtcatttttgcatgtaTAATAGTGTTATTATCAtggtaaattgcatgttgtaaaaacatttttgggacccctcatataggaccccggttagcgaatgctgcccttctagacgcaggcgggttaactttgttgtgcatttctcacacacaaaatatggactttgtcgcaggcaatgctatgtacctcgtaactttaatgagctccccttcgacagtttttctttggaatcgaagtacaaattaaaaaaaagcgctacggcaactttctcataggatgtagtacctttatatgttcatatactgtcaaactgtatgccgctggcTGCTTCAGGGCGAGTGCCACAAGCCTTacggcttagacgggcctgttttattatatttgtagtttgctttcttgagtaaaattattattaatattatgtaagcgagcgcaaaaaaaaacacaaaaaaaaaggaataccgtttcgagcactagattctccagactggcattgtaagcgctgtgtgtaggcaatgtttatagcctaatttatagccgctggtagatccaattgagagcctccgagataccggcatccgtactatccgatcacgcttgtacgtcggcaactcggcatacagtaagtatgcactagtaaaacaatacgaagagcaactaaacattccacaatcagtcagtacaggtggtagtgacttgtgaaaacaataattgtagcataaatatataagaccaaaaatattaaaataaagtactcatgtagcaatagaagacaagcaaaaagacgtgaatgtctcgaatagaactgcggacctttcgtggcaaagttcgacactttaccactcgacaaacaacGCAGAGGTCGTgcgccgccttaaactcgcgcggtcaaccatgcacaatggggattatttcgggagtcggaggcgaacggtgTTATAAGGACGGCGAgagtggcgccatctagaaacaggaaaatcgtgaatcggagttgctccccgactggtatggcctcttaaatGCTTCGTAGGCAAATTGGATGTGACCGAAGAAAATCGGACCCTATAACGCTCATCATTGTACGCTAGAGTGACATGCGACGATGTCGAATGACGATTTGCAGTGTGAAAGACGATTCAGTGAAAAATGAATGCACGTAAAGCTGGCATCCACGATGGGGCTCATTAGGGATGTAGCCCTGCGAACTCCAACACTCATAGACACACACTCCCCATACATTCTGCTGGACgatgcctacactcttaaaaatgaacttcaccacgtagcacgctctaagccaaccatcatcccgaatgacaacgttcccgTCTTTGatttttgttaaaaacgggaggcggagcctattttgtgccgtgcataatggcacaaaataggctccgcctcctgttttcaacaaattaggggcgagaacgttgtcattcgcgaTGCTGGTTGGCTTAGAGCGTGCCacgtgatgaagttcatttttaacagtgttcGGTACCCCGGGGGGGGGGTGAACTCCGGACGTCTCCACAATATTCCCTCCCGTTTCATCTTGCACCTCCAAACATGACCATATAGATTATAATCCGTGTAATGTTGCTTTCGTTCTCGTAGCTTCGAAGCAGACGCTGCCTGCCGTTGTGGAGTGCGACAGTCCTGGCTGTCAGTGGCTGCAGCAATACTTGCGAAGCATACCCAGAAAAGTCGAACCTTGTCAAGATTTCTACTCTCACGCGTGCGATGGCGTCGACGTGGATCTGATGACACGAGGAGTTGTCAAGTTCATGCAGGCGACCGGAGATGTCATCCTTAGGAGTGCTGCACACTACGAAGAAGGACTGCATGCGTCGGTCTTTAATAATTGCATGCAAGCCAGGTGAGAACACAAAAACGCCCATCTTTTTATGCTGTCTTTTTGGAGTATACACTCCTAAGACGGAACCACAGAAATCGCACGTGGCAAACGATTTTTAAAAGGAGGGTCCTCATCAAAAAAGGTGTTGAGGTAACAATACGACATCGATCAGTTCCGTATGATAattcagtgaatacaatttatcacccccccccctcccattgGCGGCACATATAGTTACAAAacgaatattttcctttgagtgattAGGCGCACCGGGAAAGCAGTTCATTAACGCTGGACTTCACGCCACCggtacggctttctgtaggttttgcttttacgtgtggcgaatattttagaacgaaatcgatgAAACAGATGGCTGTTCGTCAACATGGCACGGGGAAGTCGGACAGCGCGTGCCCGAAAAGCAGCTGctggcccacacgagactaccggtgacgtccaGCATGGTACAAGAAGCAGCAgagggaaccttcagaag
The Ornithodoros turicata isolate Travis unplaced genomic scaffold, ASM3712646v1 ctg00001306.1, whole genome shotgun sequence genome window above contains:
- the LOC135376799 gene encoding transcription factor Adf-1-like, translated to MDREMELLLERIKDFRYLYDKSEPNFKDTQMKEARWEMIGKEFGMSGATCEKKWRNARDHCVKIRNKLASASRSGMAAAALPAVKWPYFEVVSSMLGPLPSGSYITNVRPEMVPPRNTGVSCSQPSRPPSPPSATAQETARDLLESMYNGSSSISTSADDYEPSSHAHEEHCNQGMHASGQSVSASGQKRRRTAAAAHAQRKEKATGDMDMDDTIQKTLDVCATKLDSLHQKGDDICISHGIAIGWRLKELPRHLRTDVLHKIDTAFYEAEMSLYSTNVRE
- the LOC135376804 gene encoding uncharacterized protein LOC135376804; amino-acid sequence: MEAKWNFPNCLGSIDGKHVTIQCPPKSGSTYFNYKKSFSIVLLAVCDGGYRFTYVDIGHMGSESDGGIFARSQLKEILENSTHGIPSARPVGSAGTMSYFIVGDEAFPLKPYMMRPYPKRGMLQYRHKAFNYRLSRARRLIENSFGILAARWRILRRPFQASVKNANRIVQACVALHNFLLKESPIS